The Camelina sativa cultivar DH55 chromosome 14, Cs, whole genome shotgun sequence genome includes a window with the following:
- the LOC104743343 gene encoding uncharacterized protein LOC104743343: MEEKGTKRVIFQIIASSSSPAKNNISVSVSSSSPSMPSRPNPKPRNSETGDLMRRSFRGNPFSADSSRRNSLGKESSNLVEFGDKENDKDLISSNVVVNKGLKVSKHFMSPTISAVSKINPSPRKKILSDKNEMSRSFDKAHHQVKSSSSVSFSDVISIIGGEIRIDEKEESYDDITVTDLDENLENKSDDGSSFKISPLPPPPPSVPYTFPVFESHEVDPMVAPYDPKKNYLSPRPQFLHYKPNPRIRFNECKQLEELFSSSSETDLSAEDSQQEEEVDSQEVAVKAETEEILDVDGEECLEAAESDKEVDVVCESVEEETHQVSKQSRFKMSKLLGWIMVLGVAYVLLVSSVAFTQPSIIEGSPFYQFHIPKEIVMSASESFEQLGEKLRMCAESSLVYIDKLISSLREEEGYGPFQFHNLTNLLDDKSLSDSVFQTTGGEISVDGFLVDSQDWSSEMDIEEEIVGHQEPEEEPETSGEFSLEYDEQAENKVNGGEIYSEPLSEEGKGGQETEVVERQREYEENDQKNIEEGHESETGFTHNDEKNMEESESNAHHQHDDVESATISGHQQKETEVGNAETVSEEEGVGEISFGVSEEVTDVEHDGNEVEEESGFGESVNDAGSEGIALSNQKKAVVVFSTVMVLLAAAAAAGFLLAKKMTKPVKMQQREDCEPTTVSATVEHVPVENLIKERLSSLNFKEEEEEVGDDREREVSSFPSEMSFSFSKNKSLHSCSNNRDDLKEYQSGGGGKKSNDSGESMASSASEYSIGTVSYGSFTTYEKIQKRSGHKEKEMITPVRRSSRIRNHQHSGQ; this comes from the exons ATGGAAGAGAAAGGAACAAAGAGAG tgatttttcaaattattgcttcttcttcttctcctgcgAAGAACaatatctctgtttctgtttcttcctcttctccttcaatGCCTTCCAgaccaaaccctaaacccagAAACTCCGAGACCGGAGACTTGATGCGGAGGAGTTTTCGTGGCAACCCGTTCTCGGCAGATTCGTCCCGGAGAAACTCTCTTGGTAAAGAGAGCAGCAATCTTGTTGAGTTCGGAGATAAAGAGAACGACAAGGATCTAATCTCCTCCAATGTGGTGGTCAACAAAGGTCTCAAAGTTTCCAAGCACTTCATGTCACCGACGATTTCAGCAGTTTCTAAGATCAACCCATCCCCGAGGAAGAAGATCTTGTCTGATAAAAACGAAATGTCTCGATCCTTCGACAAAGCACATCATCAGGTGAAGTCATCATCTTCTGTCTCATTCTCTGATGTGATAAGCATCATTGGGGGCGAGATTCGCATCGATGAAAAGGAGGAATCGTATGATGATATTACTGTAACTGATCTCGATGAGAATCTTGAGAATAAGAGCGATGATGGTTCAAGCTTCAAGATCAgccctcttcctcctcctcctccttctgtTCCATACACGTTCCCTGTGTTTGAGTCTCATGAAGTGGATCCTATGGTGGCACCTTATGATCCGAAGAAGAACTACTTGTCACCAAGGCCTCAGTTTCTTCATTACAAGCCGAATCCAAGAATTCGTTTCAATGAGTGCAAGCAGCTAGAGGAGCTTTTCAGCTCTTCTTCTGAGACTGATTTGTCAGCAGAGGATAGCCAGCAAGAAGAGGAAGTTGATTCTCAAGAAGTTGCAGTAAAAGCAGAGACAGAGGAGATTCTAGATGTCGATGGTGAAGAGTGTTTGGAAGCAGCAGAGAGTGATAAAGAAGTAGATGTGGTGTGTGAAAGCgttgaagaagaaactcacCAGGTTTCAAAACAGTCTCGTTTCAAGATGTCCAAGCTGCTTGGTTGGATTATGGTTCTTGGTGTGGCGTATGTGTTGCTGGTTTCTTCGGTGGCATTTACTCAACCAAGCATCATTGAAGGTTCACCTTTCTATCAGTTCCACATCCCAAAAGAGATTGTAATGTCTGCAAGCGAGAGCTTTGAGCAGTTGGGTGAAAAGCTGAGGATGTGCGCAGAATCATCTCTTGTGTATATTGATAAGCTGATCTCAAGTCTACGAGAGGAAGAGGGATATGGTCCTTTTCAGTTTCATAATTTGACAAATCTTTTGGATGATAAAAGTTTGTCTGATTCTGTTTTTCAGACAACTGGTGGTGAAATCAGTGTTGATGGGTTCTTAGTTGATAGCCAAGACTGGAGCTCAGAAATggatatagaagaagaaattgtTGGTCATCAGGAACCTGAAGAAGAACCGGAGACCAGTGGCGAATTCAGTCTTGAATATGATGAGCAGGCTGAGAACAAGGTGAATGGAGGTGAAATATATTCAGAACCTCTTTCTGAAGAAGGCAAAGGTGGCCAGGAAACTGAAGTTGTTGAACGGCAGAGAGAATATGAAGAAAATGACCAGAAGAACATCGAGGAAGGTCACGAATCTGAAACTGGATTTACCCACAACGATGAGAAGAACATGGAAGAATCTGAATCCAATGCACACCACCAGCATGATGATGTGGAGTCTGCTACAATCAGTGGTCATcagcaaaaagaaacagaagtaGGCAATGCTGAAACtgtatcagaagaagaaggtgttgGAGAAATTAGCTTCGGTGTTTCAGAAGAAGTTACAGATGTAGAACATGATGGTaatgaagtagaagaagagagtggGTTTGGTGAGTCTGTTAATGATGCAGGTTCGGAGGGAATTGCGTTGAGTAATCAGAAGAAAGCGGTAGTCGTGTTTTCGACTGTGATGGTTCTActtgcagcagcagcagcagctggTTTCTTATTAGCAAAGAAGATGACAAAACCAGTGAAGATGCAACAACGTGAAGATTGTGAACCAACAACAGTCTCTGCAACTGTTGAGCACGTGCCAGTAGAGAATCTGATCAAAGAAAGGCTTTCTTCACTTAAtttcaaggaagaagaagaagaagttggtgatgatagagaaagagaggtatCATCATTCCCTTCTGAGATGAGCTTCAGTTTCAGTAAGAACAAATCATTACACAGCTGCAGCAACAACAGAGATGATCTTAAAGAATATCAAAGCGGAGGAGGAGGCAAGAAGAGTAATGATAGCGGCGAATCCATGGCTTCCTCGGCATCAGAATACTCCATAGGCACTGTTTCATATGGGAGTTTCACAACATACGAGAAGATACAAAAGAGAAGTGGtcacaaagagaaagagatgataaCACCTGTGAGGCGTTCAAGCAGGATCAGGAACCATCAACATTCTGGACAATGA
- the LOC109128786 gene encoding B3 domain-containing protein At1g16640-like has protein sequence MAAISSEVRFVKAFISQKSSKSFAIPLGFNEYFPDPLPITVDLLDYSGRCWTVRMKKRGDKVLLTLGWDWENFVRDNNLEDGKYLNFIYDCDRTFYVIIFGHDMCSEFRDFPQVVVDVDDYATGEDDEEVEEQKQK, from the exons aTGGCTGCCATTAGTAGTGAGGTTCGGTTTGTGAAGGCTTTCATCTCGCAGAAGTCATCTAAATCATTT GCGATTCCATTGGGATTTAACGAATACTTTCCAGATCCATTGCCAATTACGGTGGACCTCCTAGACTATAGTGGGAGATGTTGGACGGTTAGAATGAAGAAAAGAGGAGACAAAGTGTTGCTAACACTTGGTTGGGA TTGGGAGAATTTTGTAAGAGATAACAATCTCGAAGATGGCAAGTACTTGAACTTCATCTATGACTGCGATAGGACCTTTTATGTTATCATATTTGGTCATGACATGTGTAGCGAGTTCAGAGACTTTCCTCAAGTCGTTGTAGATGTTGATGACTATGCAACcggtgaagatgatgaagaagttgaagaacaaaaacaaaagtaa
- the LOC104740345 gene encoding methyltransferase-like protein 25: MKSSKYSCNTRAETLEWITAIIDFLQPYSFLISAHVVNFFKDKQWEAVDEEWMSCLKDEKPENILLIPSGGVQDHWPASLKDFIHTLRSLSFPREQADLQAILADVDMVPLSTVLSQGMNLKKKHEVEVLSAVVSSVVNSVGAPTVVDVGSGQGYLAQVLSFQYKHSVVAIDSSSHHGKVTDARAARIRKHFAAQMRKSGSGNNCPDVPMTITCRVLSTEMLKALTDVPLEKYDLDSNASALNECPRRSLSLDANRSCSLVLAGLHACGDLSVTMLRTFMECEEVKAVVSIGCCYNLLSEKSSENSCSKCGFPMSAGLKFLNFSLGKNARDLACQSAERWSSLGEDAGLQNFELHSFRAAFQMVLSQHYPEVLATSPSIGRQGKAFRRQQQRKALETPATVDNTRKDTDDKNSMRQTSSNSCSSFEKFCLSAFSRLNLEHPQDLDLDATWNEADAFSELIGPYWSIRAALGPVLETLILLDRLMFLQEQGESIKVMMLPIFDPSISPRNVAIIARRL; this comes from the exons ATGAAGAGCAGCAAGTATTCTTGCAACACGAGAGCCGAAACCCTAGAATGGATCACCGCCATTATCGATTTCCTTCAACCTTATTCTTTCCTAATCAGTGCTCACGTTGTCAATTTCTTCAAG GATAAACAATGGGAAGCTGTTGATGAGGAATGGATGAGTTGCTTAAAGGATGAGAAGCCAGAAAACATTCTTCTTATCCCCTCCGGTGGTGTCCAG GATCACTGGCCTGCTTCACTCAAAGACTTTATTCACACGTTGCGGTCTCTATCGTTTCCTAGAGAGCAAGCGGATTTACAGGCG ATACTTGCAGATGTGGATATGGTACCGCTTAGCACTGTTCTTTCACAGGGCATGaatctaaagaaaaaacatgag GTTGAAGTTCTTTCCGCTGTTGTTAGTTCAGTCGTTAACAGTGTTGGAGCTCCTACTGTCGTTGATGTCGGCTCTGGTCAG gGTTATCTAGCGCAGGTTCTTTCGTTCCAATATAAGCACTCAGTGGTTGcaattgattcttcttctcatcacgGAAAGGTAACAGATGCACGTGCAGCACGTATCAGAAAGCATTTTGCAGCACAGATGCGTAAATCTGG TTCAGGAAACAATTGCCCTGATGTTCCAATGACGATTACATGCCGTGTATTATCTACAGAGATGTTGAAAGCCTTGACTGATGTTCCTCTGGAGAAATATGACTTGGATTCAAATGCAAGTGCGTTGAATGAATGTCCAAGGAGATCACTATCACTTGATGCAAACAGATCTTGTTCACTTGTTCTTGCTGGCCTTCATGCATGTGGAGATCTATCTGTTACAATGTTGAG GACTTTTATGGAGTGTGAAGAAGTAAAAGCAGTAGTGAGCATTGGCTGCTGTTACAATTTATTATCTGAAAAGAGCAGTGAGAATTCTTGTTCCAAATGTGGTTTTCCTATGAGCGCTGGACTCAAATTCTTGAACTTTTCGCTTGGCAAAAATGCACGTGATCTGGCTTGTCAG AGTGCTGAGAGATGGAGCAGCTTAGGAGAAGATGCTGGTCTGCAGAATTTCGAGTTGCATTCTTTTCGTGCAGCTTTTCAAATG GTTCTCTCACAACATTATCCAGAGGTTTTGGCGACGAGTCCTTCCATTGGGCGCCAAGGGAAGGCATTCCGCCGTCAACAGCAAAGAAAAGCCCTCGAAACCCCAGCAACAGTTGATAACACTAGGAAAG ACACCGATGACAAGAACTCCATGAGGCAGACAAGCTCGAATTCGTGTTCTTCTTTCGAGAAGTTTTGCCTGTCAGCATTTTCCCGCCTGAATCTAGAACATCCTCAAGATCTCGACCTGGATGCCACATGGAACGAAGCTGATGCATTCTCT GAACTGATAGGGCCGTACTGGTCTATTAGAGCTGCATTAGGACCAGTGCTTGAGACATTAATCTTGCTTGATAGACTTATGTTTCTCCAAGAACAAGGCGAGTCCATTAAAGTTATGATGCTTCCCATATTTGATCCCAGCATCTCACCTAGGAATGTCGCCATTATTGCTAGAAGACTTTGA